Proteins encoded in a region of the Clostridium beijerinckii genome:
- a CDS encoding diguanylate cyclase gives MLKYGIILYRLVNFKLVKKRDELELRNVNNKYLIEHEIVIEENFSNYIVTDIERDARYVLCILKNGFTYEKTREYLLSKFKTIKNLNFENVTNIINIEIIYSINGIKLDTPQYGYLMEYVEAKLDTQDYFNKCDFHKKLDTFMEICAAINTLNMQGYIFDDISMKDVILIPDSNNNVKVKMKDLLANELRKFNLINSLPYQYNIETREDINSNKDNVVQVVELCRQIFTESELETGFKGLEDIKNIYNRVNTINKSFKLKYFMQNINKKMKKNYRLFISEALNKIKTDLDIIGMTEEIKIVEKNFQRILENKQRNKFINFNGEDGSGKTRLLEEIKYRFENKYFKDIIYIDDFNNKNASDEEKYNTILNYILNKIDKNLRDKYEIYIKKFISILLEKNSTNSENNKQKLQLINRMGKFISEYTMTKPFIMIIDDLDKKNEVFKLFIKYIIFLRNNLENVMIIFSMNESSIDESFMKFINELKQVEKYEEYKINYFNQYNTTKMIRGMLNTGTDVNKLAVKIYSETLGNPQYISGVINELYGNGTLYFDSNNGEWKTNIKVQDILIPKSLERRLEASIFSLDEEEINILKELAIFKTPLSEKIILEYVIMDSGNVEIYENLKLKGLLTDKISDQGILIGFRNNLLRNILYLKLSEEERSKLHSKASIFMEKVLLETDYYIEELLLHLEKSNSYEKAYFYTLKYAEAQDLLGDISKSISYYKKVLTYPSDSSGSEVAIKIAKLYEKKSNHEKSFEYFEKANQIAIQNDEIEIEIYTLLEMIIIKINSITDIDTGIDYSLNCVRRLLDKEHYPKGEVYYYYALSLKYRLEYNNKLTLLNAQKAIIICEENKIKEDVYGWSVSILISIYIKKGNYKEAKNLCLYARGIFINNNNINGQLYIKLLDASISKEEGKDNKEILEQYLEIAREGNKQKVYKREILSLICIADIYSQEKRYSEAEKYLLRALEREREEGIDSYSFNICNELCLLYIKSGRISLVVKYHNLIMQMQKGLKLLEDRIINTNYTYALYNLMICNYDLAYDHLKKIYALIFNSNSSKYKIVVCNYFELILYKCKNESDIRNVYNRLEKKINLLQDVDTCLEIRISAIRRILTLGYKVLAKELFLDLKGYPKNYNVEGIYVYLELNFRNRNQYNFLINKALRVCSFVDNQEIKADIYSAIGEKYNELECNALALNYYYESIALYIDTINLLPQNDKLSYANNSRFLETRKLFVKCLNEDLGINMSFKSTQFIQTIEDLEQILKELDLMNILDNEDTFKLVQHLYEKCYYNDFRDIYKVFEKFSNNTIDDIKNVMKYMARLILADKAMIVTENEQGENDVICTYRISDKNEINRYLSLKVDSDEDTFAICSNDPRFYQLDDKVLKDGIRSCMYMKIINREKHINSSAGINARLIFITNNALNYINNESKKTIEKFKPFLTFLLEKYNLTISSTLDKLTGVYNRKYFEEALLFLLDSAKARGSEFAVIMFDIDDFKGVNDKYGHQTGDEVLVKVANEVKKCMSKGDIIGRYGGEEFIILLPNVNCEAAINSGERIRKNIEEARILGDKRKVTVSIGIAMSSYESLNNEEIIRRADQALYKAKRDGKNRCIVWENECGTSGNTNDELTGVLSGNAAKDYNFMLMLKEIAGITKRRCSKEEKLYNLILKIMQTIECDVATIFIVKEKKVVNTYSKRRNKDNWNLDDKFNFKLVNKVIEEEKGLYLVDWESMDSHNSYGLPDWKSVCIAPIICNGELLAVVYLSISVNEKEFICNDYNVLNFLIEIGSSIFLG, from the coding sequence TTGTGCTGCTATCAATACGCTAAACATGCAGGGGTATATATTTGATGATATTAGTATGAAGGATGTAATATTAATTCCTGATTCCAACAATAATGTGAAAGTAAAAATGAAAGATTTGTTAGCAAATGAATTAAGAAAGTTTAATTTAATAAATTCATTACCTTACCAATATAACATCGAAACAAGAGAAGATATAAATTCAAATAAAGATAATGTTGTGCAAGTTGTAGAGCTGTGCAGACAAATATTCACAGAATCAGAACTTGAAACAGGATTTAAAGGATTAGAAGATATAAAAAATATATATAATCGTGTGAATACTATAAATAAATCGTTTAAACTTAAATATTTTATGCAAAATATAAACAAAAAAATGAAGAAGAACTACAGATTGTTTATTAGTGAGGCTTTAAATAAGATTAAAACGGATTTAGATATAATAGGAATGACAGAAGAAATAAAAATAGTGGAAAAAAATTTTCAGAGGATATTGGAAAACAAGCAGAGAAATAAGTTTATAAATTTCAATGGTGAGGATGGAAGCGGAAAAACCAGACTTTTAGAAGAAATTAAATATAGATTTGAAAATAAATACTTCAAAGACATTATATATATTGATGATTTTAATAATAAAAATGCGAGTGACGAAGAGAAATACAATACAATACTAAATTACATTTTAAATAAAATAGATAAGAATTTGAGAGATAAGTATGAAATTTATATAAAAAAATTTATTTCTATATTACTTGAAAAAAATTCTACAAATAGTGAAAATAATAAACAAAAGCTTCAATTGATTAATAGAATGGGGAAGTTCATAAGTGAGTATACAATGACTAAGCCATTTATAATGATAATAGATGATTTAGATAAGAAAAATGAAGTTTTCAAACTGTTTATTAAATATATAATCTTTTTAAGAAATAACTTAGAAAATGTTATGATAATATTTTCTATGAATGAAAGCAGTATTGATGAAAGTTTCATGAAGTTCATAAATGAACTAAAACAAGTAGAGAAGTACGAAGAATATAAAATAAATTACTTTAATCAATATAATACTACTAAGATGATTAGAGGTATGCTTAATACAGGTACTGATGTAAATAAGTTAGCGGTAAAAATATATTCAGAAACGCTAGGGAATCCACAGTATATAAGTGGAGTTATAAATGAATTATACGGTAATGGAACCTTATATTTTGATAGCAATAATGGAGAATGGAAGACTAACATTAAGGTTCAAGATATACTTATACCCAAATCTCTAGAAAGAAGATTAGAGGCAAGTATTTTTTCATTAGACGAAGAAGAAATTAATATTTTAAAGGAGTTAGCTATATTTAAAACTCCTTTATCAGAAAAAATAATTTTAGAATATGTAATAATGGATTCGGGTAATGTAGAAATTTATGAGAATTTAAAATTAAAAGGCCTTTTGACTGATAAAATAAGTGATCAAGGTATACTTATAGGTTTTAGGAATAATTTATTAAGAAATATATTGTATTTAAAGTTAAGTGAAGAAGAAAGAAGTAAACTACACTCTAAGGCATCTATTTTTATGGAGAAGGTTTTACTTGAGACGGATTATTATATAGAAGAGTTATTACTACATTTAGAGAAAAGTAATAGTTACGAAAAAGCATATTTTTATACATTAAAATACGCAGAAGCTCAGGATCTGTTAGGAGATATATCGAAGTCAATATCATATTATAAGAAAGTATTAACATATCCTAGTGATTCAAGTGGAAGTGAAGTGGCAATTAAGATTGCAAAGCTTTATGAAAAAAAATCTAACCATGAAAAAAGTTTTGAATATTTTGAAAAGGCAAATCAAATAGCAATACAGAATGACGAAATTGAAATTGAAATATATACACTGCTTGAAATGATAATAATAAAAATTAATAGTATTACAGATATAGATACAGGAATAGATTATTCTTTAAATTGTGTACGAAGATTGCTAGATAAAGAACACTATCCTAAGGGAGAGGTTTATTATTACTATGCACTTTCATTAAAATATAGATTAGAATATAACAATAAATTAACGTTGCTTAATGCACAAAAAGCAATAATTATATGTGAAGAAAATAAGATAAAAGAGGATGTATATGGCTGGTCAGTAAGCATCCTTATTAGCATATATATAAAGAAGGGGAATTATAAAGAGGCTAAAAATTTATGTTTATATGCAAGGGGTATATTTATTAATAACAATAATATTAATGGTCAACTATATATCAAACTATTAGATGCATCTATATCTAAGGAAGAAGGAAAAGATAACAAGGAAATTTTAGAGCAATATTTAGAAATAGCTAGAGAAGGGAATAAACAGAAAGTATACAAGAGGGAAATATTAAGTCTGATTTGCATAGCAGATATTTATAGTCAGGAAAAAAGATATTCAGAAGCAGAGAAATATCTATTAAGAGCGCTAGAAAGAGAAAGAGAAGAGGGGATAGACTCTTATTCATTTAATATTTGCAATGAACTTTGTTTGTTATATATAAAATCAGGAAGGATAAGTCTGGTAGTAAAGTATCATAATTTAATAATGCAAATGCAAAAAGGATTAAAACTATTGGAAGATAGAATTATAAATACAAACTATACATATGCTTTATATAATCTGATGATTTGTAATTATGATTTAGCATATGACCACTTGAAAAAAATATATGCTCTAATATTTAATAGCAATAGTTCTAAGTATAAAATAGTTGTTTGTAATTACTTTGAGCTTATTTTATATAAATGCAAAAATGAGAGTGATATAAGAAATGTATACAATAGGTTAGAGAAAAAAATTAATCTATTACAGGATGTAGATACATGTCTTGAAATAAGAATAAGCGCTATTAGAAGAATTTTAACACTTGGATATAAGGTGTTGGCTAAAGAATTATTCCTTGATCTCAAGGGATATCCTAAAAATTACAATGTTGAAGGAATTTATGTATATCTAGAACTTAATTTTAGAAATAGAAATCAATATAATTTTCTGATAAATAAGGCGCTAAGAGTATGCTCCTTTGTGGATAATCAGGAAATTAAAGCTGATATATATTCTGCGATTGGTGAGAAGTATAATGAACTTGAATGTAATGCATTGGCATTGAATTATTATTATGAATCTATAGCTTTATATATAGATACAATAAATTTATTACCACAAAATGATAAGTTATCATATGCAAATAATAGCAGGTTTTTAGAAACCCGTAAGTTATTTGTAAAATGCTTAAATGAAGATTTGGGTATAAATATGAGTTTTAAATCAACACAATTTATACAAACAATTGAGGATTTAGAGCAAATATTAAAAGAGCTAGATTTAATGAATATACTAGATAATGAAGATACATTCAAATTGGTTCAACATTTATATGAAAAATGCTATTACAATGATTTTAGAGATATATATAAAGTATTTGAGAAGTTTTCTAATAATACTATTGATGATATAAAAAATGTGATGAAGTATATGGCTAGATTAATTTTGGCAGATAAGGCCATGATTGTTACAGAGAACGAGCAGGGAGAAAATGATGTTATATGCACATATAGAATTAGCGATAAAAATGAAATAAATAGATACCTCTCACTAAAAGTTGATTCAGATGAAGATACATTCGCAATTTGCAGTAATGACCCTAGATTCTATCAGCTAGATGATAAAGTACTAAAAGATGGAATAAGATCTTGTATGTATATGAAAATAATAAATAGAGAAAAACACATAAATAGTAGTGCAGGAATTAATGCAAGATTAATTTTTATTACTAATAACGCATTAAATTATATAAATAATGAATCAAAGAAAACAATAGAGAAATTTAAACCTTTCTTAACCTTTTTATTAGAAAAGTATAATCTTACAATAAGCTCTACACTAGACAAGCTAACAGGTGTTTATAATAGAAAATATTTTGAAGAAGCGTTACTTTTTTTATTAGATTCTGCGAAGGCAAGGGGAAGTGAATTTGCTGTAATAATGTTTGATATCGACGATTTTAAAGGAGTAAATGACAAGTATGGACATCAAACTGGAGATGAAGTCTTAGTTAAGGTTGCAAATGAAGTTAAAAAGTGCATGAGCAAAGGTGATATTATTGGAAGATATGGAGGAGAGGAATTTATAATTCTCTTGCCTAATGTTAATTGTGAAGCGGCTATAAATTCAGGGGAGAGAATAAGAAAAAATATAGAGGAAGCAAGGATTCTAGGAGATAAAAGAAAAGTTACCGTAAGCATAGGAATAGCAATGAGTTCTTATGAATCTCTTAACAATGAAGAAATTATAAGGAGAGCTGACCAGGCTCTATATAAGGCTAAACGTGATGGTAAGAATAGATGCATCGTTTGGGAAAATGAGTGTGGAACAAGTGGAAATACAAATGACGAATTAACTGGAGTATTATCAGGAAATGCGGCTAAAGATTATAACTTTATGTTAATGCTCAAAGAGATAGCTGGTATTACCAAACGTAGATGTAGTAAGGAAGAAAAGCTTTATAATCTTATTTTAAAGATTATGCAGACGATTGAGTGCGATGTAGCTACAATTTTTATTGTAAAAGAGAAAAAAGTAGTAAATACGTATAGTAAGAGAAGAAATAAGGATAATTGGAATTTAGATGATAAGTTTAATTTTAAATTAGTAAATAAAGTCATTGAAGAAGAAAAAGGTTTATATTTAGTAGATTGGGAAAGCATGGACAGTCACAATAGTTATGGGCTTCCAGATTGGAAATCAGTCTGTATAGCTCCAATAATTTGTAACGGAGAATTATTGGCAGTCGTATACCTTTCAATTTCAGTAAATGAGAAAGAATTTATTTGCAATGACTATAATGTGCTGAATTTCTTAATAGAAATAGGAAGTTCCATTTTTCTTGGTTAA
- a CDS encoding prealbumin-like fold domain-containing protein, which yields MSDTVPRNYEKENINDIVSVENNTNYTFEISDDNKEKRDNKEFILNKKAASPQKVDEKDCNGGEIIVTSILECEEHEYLKGVKINLYKINGLSPVLVKSKVTDEEGKVIFSGVEEGCYRIIEIIDKRYFEKPKYINWNEIIIDNTNKKQKIVVVNKFKKLMAQNKYKN from the coding sequence ATGAGTGATACTGTTCCTAGAAATTATGAAAAAGAAAATATTAATGATATAGTATCTGTAGAAAATAATACCAATTATACATTTGAAATATCCGATGATAATAAGGAGAAAAGAGATAATAAAGAGTTCATATTAAATAAGAAAGCTGCAAGTCCCCAAAAAGTAGACGAAAAAGATTGCAATGGAGGGGAAATTATTGTTACATCAATTTTGGAATGTGAAGAACACGAATATTTAAAAGGTGTAAAAATTAATTTATATAAAATAAATGGATTATCTCCTGTTCTTGTTAAATCGAAAGTTACCGATGAGGAAGGAAAAGTTATTTTTTCTGGAGTTGAGGAAGGCTGTTATAGGATAATTGAGATTATTGATAAAAGATACTTTGAAAAACCTAAGTATATAAATTGGAACGAAATAATAATAGATAATACTAATAAGAAACAAAAAATAGTAGTAGTTAATAAATTTAAAAAACTTATGGCACAAAACAAATATAAGAATTAA
- the dut gene encoding dUTP diphosphatase: MDNYILKIKKIDDKAVMPNYAHEGDAGLDLYAVKELTLKPGERGLVHTGIQIELPKNTEAQIRPRSGLALKNGITTLNSPGTIDEGYRGEIGVILINHGSEIFKVEAGMKIAQMVIKPVVKVDIIEIEELSESERNQNGFGSSGTR, from the coding sequence ATGGATAACTATATTTTAAAAATAAAAAAAATTGATGACAAAGCTGTAATGCCTAATTACGCTCATGAAGGTGATGCTGGATTAGATCTATACGCAGTAAAAGAATTAACTTTAAAGCCAGGAGAAAGAGGATTAGTACATACAGGAATACAAATTGAACTGCCTAAGAATACTGAAGCTCAAATAAGACCAAGAAGCGGTCTTGCATTAAAAAATGGTATAACTACGTTAAATTCGCCAGGTACTATAGATGAAGGATATAGGGGCGAAATAGGAGTGATTCTAATTAATCATGGAAGCGAAATTTTCAAAGTGGAAGCAGGAATGAAAATAGCTCAAATGGTTATAAAACCTGTAGTTAAAGTTGACATAATAGAAATAGAAGAATTATCTGAAAGTGAAAGAAATCAGAATGGCTTTGGTTCATCGGGAACAAGGTAA
- a CDS encoding class I SAM-dependent methyltransferase, with protein MEDMSYWKEVWERKGNGNTTCLEELDGYEDTTADVKEIAKQIVKELDIKETDRILEVACGAGGLAQYIKCGEYVGVDYSSSLVKRHIELLNNSVLHGEANNLIFKDKTFDKVFCFGAFHYFPNQEYARQAISELKRVAKEAIFIGDLPITSHRKEHLLYDKNDFKDWKITDGYYNPCRFNVSLKLV; from the coding sequence ATGGAAGATATGTCTTATTGGAAAGAAGTTTGGGAAAGAAAAGGAAATGGAAATACTACATGTTTAGAGGAATTAGACGGATACGAAGATACTACTGCTGATGTAAAAGAAATAGCTAAACAAATTGTTAAAGAGCTAGACATTAAGGAAACAGATAGAATATTAGAGGTTGCCTGCGGAGCAGGTGGACTAGCTCAATATATAAAATGTGGTGAATATGTAGGAGTAGATTATTCTTCTTCTCTTGTAAAAAGGCACATAGAATTACTTAACAATTCAGTTCTTCATGGAGAGGCAAATAATCTAATCTTTAAAGACAAAACTTTTGATAAAGTATTTTGCTTTGGAGCATTTCACTATTTTCCTAATCAAGAGTATGCTAGACAAGCAATTTCAGAATTAAAAAGAGTTGCTAAAGAGGCTATATTTATCGGAGACCTTCCTATTACTTCACACAGAAAAGAGCACTTACTTTATGATAAAAATGACTTTAAAGACTGGAAAATAACTGATGGATATTATAATCCATGCAGGTTTAATGTATCTCTAAAATTAGTTTAA
- a CDS encoding accessory gene regulator B family protein has product MVKSISKKIINSISTNDNYSKDQLEQMEYILVSILFETIKLFSVIVIFSLLGYFDKIIIILTVMSMTKIFIGGYHEDTQVKCFIATVLLAIGILVLNSQCTLSFVGNCILIILSIFCLWHQVPIINPKMPITRQELISKNRIRGLSIAIILGITSICLYNFSNYYSLITWTILFNTILMFNKKDA; this is encoded by the coding sequence ATGGTAAAGAGTATTTCAAAAAAAATTATAAATAGTATATCAACAAATGATAACTATAGTAAAGACCAACTAGAACAAATGGAATATATTTTAGTTAGTATTTTATTTGAGACGATAAAGCTATTTTCTGTTATAGTTATATTTTCATTGCTTGGATATTTCGACAAAATTATTATAATTTTAACAGTCATGAGTATGACTAAGATTTTTATAGGCGGATACCATGAAGATACTCAGGTTAAGTGTTTTATAGCCACAGTGCTATTAGCAATTGGAATATTGGTGTTAAATTCTCAGTGCACTCTCTCATTTGTAGGTAACTGTATACTAATTATCTTAAGTATATTTTGCCTATGGCATCAAGTTCCAATAATAAATCCTAAAATGCCAATTACGCGCCAAGAATTAATAAGTAAAAACAGAATAAGAGGTCTAAGTATTGCAATAATACTTGGTATAACATCTATATGTCTGTACAATTTTAGCAACTATTATTCGCTTATAACATGGACAATCCTATTTAACACCATATTAATGTTTAATAAAAAAGATGCTTAA
- a CDS encoding sensor histidine kinase: MRLLADIIVSMIQAIIFAYSTECCLKSENKLNKLKVVLITIVTFIINSSFTSIFGNISICVFIIHISCLVVMIFSYKDNKLKSMIPYTLTYSFMGVYGIISYNLFFGFIEGLIPVEYADIANILIIYVPYILFLYLCIKYMGKFIEMYKLAVSEKINMIVIITISFCLDFVLAFYLIIYNDESKMLKNMIITILCVFLAFIIKYFANIKKKSDQIFKLNEALEEKNSELRKIKHDYGAQISYLYGLCLMERFDDLKKSLKDIINKNDSTPTAVEVSENRNSILSLALKPAIDMGIHVIIEENCDFSLVSITEMEFYRIVSNIVNNAIKAMNGKGIIIAKAYEYLGNVIVRIENNGPRIPEQHLNDIFKVGFTTKENSDQSHGYGLSIVKDLVESHNGKIYAKSSDVVTEFKIVFPIKNFV, encoded by the coding sequence GTGCGTTTATTGGCAGATATAATAGTCTCTATGATTCAAGCTATAATTTTCGCGTATTCGACAGAATGCTGCTTGAAGAGTGAAAATAAATTAAACAAACTTAAAGTAGTTTTAATAACCATAGTTACTTTTATTATAAACAGTAGCTTTACAAGTATATTTGGAAACATATCTATCTGTGTGTTTATAATACATATATCATGTTTAGTTGTAATGATTTTCTCATATAAAGATAACAAACTAAAGTCAATGATTCCCTATACATTGACATATTCTTTTATGGGAGTGTATGGAATTATATCATATAATTTATTTTTTGGTTTTATAGAAGGTCTGATACCAGTAGAATATGCAGATATAGCTAATATTTTGATTATATATGTTCCTTATATTTTATTCTTATACTTATGTATAAAATACATGGGCAAGTTTATAGAGATGTACAAGCTGGCGGTTAGTGAGAAGATTAATATGATCGTGATTATAACAATAAGCTTCTGTCTAGATTTCGTTTTGGCCTTTTATTTAATAATTTATAATGATGAATCTAAAATGTTAAAAAATATGATAATCACAATCTTATGCGTATTTTTAGCGTTTATCATAAAATATTTTGCAAATATAAAGAAGAAATCAGATCAAATATTTAAATTAAATGAAGCTCTAGAAGAAAAAAATAGTGAACTTAGGAAAATTAAGCATGACTACGGAGCACAGATATCGTATTTATATGGACTTTGTCTAATGGAAAGATTCGATGATTTAAAAAAATCTCTAAAAGATATTATAAATAAGAATGATTCTACGCCAACAGCTGTAGAGGTTAGCGAGAATAGAAATTCTATATTATCCCTTGCATTAAAACCGGCTATTGATATGGGAATACATGTAATAATAGAAGAAAATTGTGATTTCTCTTTAGTGAGTATTACTGAAATGGAGTTTTATAGAATAGTATCTAATATAGTAAATAATGCAATAAAAGCAATGAACGGCAAAGGTATAATAATTGCAAAGGCTTATGAATATTTAGGAAATGTAATAGTGAGAATAGAGAATAATGGTCCTAGAATTCCAGAACAACATCTGAATGATATATTTAAAGTTGGGTTTACTACAAAGGAAAATAGTGATCAAAGTCATGGATACGGGTTAAGTATTGTAAAGGATTTAGTAGAGAGTCATAATGGTAAGATATATGCGAAAAGTAGCGATGTAGTTACTGAATTTAAAATAGTATTTCCTATAAAGAATTTTGTATAA
- a CDS encoding sulfide/dihydroorotate dehydrogenase-like FAD/NAD-binding protein, whose product MYKIVNKKELTNNIFSMDIEAPRVAKSAKPGQFIIIKNDEKGERIPLTIADYDQEKGTVTIVFQTVGKGTKQLAAFNEGDHVADFVGPLGVPSEFIHEDIEELKKKNFIFVAGGVGAAPVYPQVKWMHEHGIAVDVILGSRNKDLLIYEEKLKNAAGNLYVTTDDGSYEFKGTGSDMLKELVNNQGKKYDHAIIIGPMIMMKFTSMLTKELGIPTTVSLNPIMVDGTGMCGACRVTVGGEVKFACVDGPEFDGHLVNYDESMRRQAMYKTEEGKAQLEVEEGNTHSHGGCGCRGDK is encoded by the coding sequence ATGTATAAAATAGTGAACAAAAAGGAGCTAACAAACAATATATTCTCAATGGATATAGAAGCTCCAAGAGTAGCAAAATCTGCAAAGCCTGGACAATTTATTATCATAAAAAATGATGAAAAAGGTGAAAGAATTCCGTTAACTATAGCAGATTATGATCAGGAAAAAGGAACAGTAACTATAGTTTTTCAAACTGTAGGAAAGGGAACAAAACAGTTAGCTGCTTTTAATGAAGGGGATCATGTAGCTGACTTTGTTGGACCATTAGGTGTACCAAGTGAATTTATACATGAGGATATAGAAGAATTAAAGAAAAAGAATTTCATCTTTGTGGCAGGTGGAGTTGGTGCAGCACCAGTTTACCCACAAGTAAAATGGATGCATGAACATGGAATAGCTGTAGATGTTATTTTAGGAAGCAGAAATAAAGATTTATTGATATATGAAGAAAAATTAAAGAATGCTGCTGGAAATCTTTATGTAACAACTGATGATGGTTCATATGAATTTAAGGGAACTGGATCAGATATGCTTAAAGAGCTAGTTAATAATCAAGGTAAGAAATATGATCATGCAATTATTATTGGACCAATGATAATGATGAAATTTACTTCTATGCTAACTAAGGAATTAGGAATTCCAACAACAGTAAGCTTAAATCCAATAATGGTTGATGGTACAGGTATGTGTGGTGCTTGTAGAGTTACCGTTGGAGGAGAAGTTAAGTTTGCTTGTGTTGATGGACCAGAATTTGATGGACATTTAGTAAATTACGATGAATCAATGAGAAGACAAGCTATGTATAAAACAGAAGAAGGAAAAGCACAGTTAGAAGTTGAAGAAGGAAATACTCATAGTCACGGTGGCTGTGGTTGCAGAGGTGATAAATAA
- the gltA gene encoding NADPH-dependent glutamate synthase, whose amino-acid sequence MDMNERLVRIPVREQDPKVRAANFEEVCIGYNEEEATKEASRCLNCKNPKCVEGCPVSINIPGFISYVKDEKFEEAAKEISKYSSLPAVCGRVCPQEKQCEGRCVLGIKGDSVSIGKLERFTADWAASHNVDLSATEPKNGIKVAVIGSGPAGLTCAGDLAKKGYEVTIFEALHKAGGVLEYGIPEFRLPKEKVVKNEVENIKKLGVKIETNVIVGRTITIDQLFEDEGFKAVFIGSGAGLPRFMGIPGENANGVCSANEFLTRVNLMKAAVEGYDTPVRSGKKVAVVGGGNVAMDAARTALRLGSESHIVYRRGESELPARVEEVHHAKEEGVIFDVLTNPTEILVDENGWVKGMKCVRMELGEPDASGRRSPVEVPGSEFVMDVDTVIMSLGTSPNPLISSTTQGLEINKRRCIVAEEETGLTTKEAVYAGGDAVTGAATVILAMGAGKKAAKAIDEYLQGK is encoded by the coding sequence ATGGACATGAATGAGAGATTAGTTAGAATACCAGTAAGAGAACAAGATCCAAAGGTTAGAGCAGCAAACTTTGAAGAAGTTTGTATCGGATATAACGAAGAAGAAGCAACTAAAGAAGCTTCTAGATGCTTAAATTGTAAGAATCCTAAGTGTGTAGAAGGATGTCCAGTATCAATCAATATACCTGGATTCATTTCTTATGTTAAAGATGAAAAATTTGAAGAAGCTGCAAAAGAAATTTCAAAATACAGCTCACTTCCAGCAGTTTGTGGAAGAGTATGTCCACAAGAAAAGCAATGTGAAGGAAGATGTGTTTTAGGAATAAAAGGTGACTCAGTATCTATTGGTAAACTTGAAAGATTTACAGCAGACTGGGCAGCATCACATAATGTTGATTTAAGTGCAACAGAACCTAAAAATGGAATTAAAGTTGCAGTTATAGGAAGTGGACCTGCAGGACTTACTTGTGCTGGAGATTTGGCTAAAAAAGGATATGAAGTAACTATATTTGAAGCACTTCATAAAGCAGGTGGAGTTTTGGAATATGGAATTCCAGAATTCAGACTTCCAAAAGAAAAAGTAGTTAAAAATGAAGTTGAAAACATTAAGAAACTTGGTGTTAAAATAGAAACTAATGTTATAGTTGGCAGAACTATAACTATAGATCAACTATTTGAAGATGAAGGATTCAAAGCTGTATTTATAGGTTCAGGTGCAGGACTTCCAAGATTTATGGGAATACCAGGGGAAAATGCAAATGGAGTATGCTCAGCAAATGAATTTTTAACAAGAGTAAACTTAATGAAAGCAGCAGTAGAAGGATACGACACTCCAGTTAGATCTGGTAAAAAAGTTGCAGTAGTAGGTGGAGGAAATGTTGCTATGGACGCAGCAAGAACTGCCTTAAGACTTGGATCTGAAAGTCATATCGTTTATAGAAGAGGTGAATCAGAACTTCCAGCAAGAGTGGAAGAAGTACATCATGCTAAGGAAGAAGGAGTAATCTTTGATGTATTAACTAATCCAACAGAAATCTTAGTAGATGAAAATGGATGGGTTAAAGGAATGAAATGTGTAAGAATGGAACTTGGAGAACCAGATGCATCGGGAAGAAGAAGTCCGGTTGAAGTTCCTGGTTCAGAATTTGTTATGGATGTAGACACTGTAATAATGTCACTTGGAACATCACCAAATCCATTAATTTCATCAACAACTCAAGGATTAGAAATAAATAAGAGAAGATGTATTGTAGCTGAAGAAGAAACAGGTCTTACTACTAAAGAAGCAGTTTATGCTGGTGGAGATGCAGTTACAGGAGCAGCAACAGTAATACTTGCTATGGGTGCAGGTAAAAAAGCAGCAAAAGCTATAGATGAGTATTTACAAGGAAAATAA